One part of the Verrucomicrobiia bacterium genome encodes these proteins:
- a CDS encoding tyrosine-type recombinase/integrase, with protein sequence MGTNNADDARQIIEAKNNSERQPILNLQIAKAYLAGSDNGIKTRTWRNAIEALIGTKQGANQHRWKTAAKDKAFAMLLPQVIIETKAETILKVLQMGTVSTNVYLRRLHNFCVDMNWLPWPLIPKRQWPAVEFKEKRGIMLAEHLAIVAREQNPERKAFYKLAWHLGASQSDLAGLNAEDVDWEHHVISYARRKTGSIAIMRMDEDMEEILRDLPGSGPLFPYLRTVRSGDRATEFKQRCDGLGIKGVSLHSYRYGWAERAKTAGYPERYAQVNLGHNSRAMARAYSRKAPVEMPSLSEYERQQKAIVGNRNTKPVTQSVAA encoded by the coding sequence TTGGGCACTAACAACGCCGACGACGCCAGACAGATCATCGAAGCCAAGAACAACTCTGAACGCCAGCCGATATTGAACCTGCAAATCGCTAAGGCGTATCTGGCGGGAAGTGACAACGGCATCAAGACACGCACTTGGCGGAATGCTATTGAGGCACTGATCGGCACCAAGCAGGGAGCGAACCAGCATCGTTGGAAAACCGCCGCCAAGGACAAGGCATTTGCCATGTTGCTGCCGCAGGTCATTATCGAAACGAAGGCCGAGACGATTTTAAAAGTTCTACAAATGGGGACCGTCTCGACCAATGTTTATCTCCGGCGCTTGCACAACTTCTGCGTGGACATGAACTGGCTGCCGTGGCCGCTCATCCCAAAACGTCAGTGGCCAGCCGTCGAATTCAAAGAGAAGCGCGGTATTATGCTGGCCGAACATCTGGCCATCGTCGCCCGCGAACAAAATCCCGAACGCAAGGCGTTCTACAAACTCGCGTGGCACTTGGGCGCATCGCAATCCGATCTGGCCGGCTTGAACGCCGAGGACGTTGATTGGGAGCACCACGTCATCAGCTATGCGCGCCGGAAGACCGGCTCGATTGCCATCATGCGCATGGATGAAGACATGGAGGAAATCTTGCGCGACCTGCCGGGAAGCGGCCCGCTGTTTCCGTATCTGCGAACCGTGCGTTCGGGCGACCGCGCCACGGAGTTCAAACAACGCTGCGATGGGCTTGGCATCAAAGGCGTCTCATTGCACAGCTACCGCTACGGTTGGGCGGAACGGGCAAAGACGGCGGGCTATCCCGAACGGTATGCCCAGGTGAATCTCGGCCACAACAGCCGGGCAATGGCGCGGGCATATTCCCGCAAAGCGCCGGTAGAAATGCCTTCGTTGAGTGAATACGAACGACAACAGAAAGCCATCGTTGGAAATCGAAACACCAAACCCGTGACGCAAAGCGTCGCAGCATAA